The Streptomyces sp. NBC_00162 genome window below encodes:
- a CDS encoding APC family permease: MSIDMGKPSTAGQAPGTEEPPDTGVRTLAAGDRHRLTALQGLAALSLDAMASVAYGPESIVLVLSAAGAYGMGFTLPVTLAIAALLAVLVASYRQVIAAFPDGGGSYAVAKRHLGRRTSLVAAASLVLDYVLNVAVSVTAGVAALTSAFPELYGERVWICLGILVAVTAVNLRGVVESARAFLVPTAVFVGSILAMVVVGLFRDGPVSTASAAGHASALGEGATTVGALLLLKAFAAGCSALTGVEAVANAVPSFRAPAARRAQRTEVALGALLGVMLIGLSILIGRFHLQPVEGVTVLAQLADASFGHNAAFYVVQFATMVLLALAANTSFGGLPVLMGLLARDNHLPHVFALKADRQVHRHGVLALAAVSAVLLLFSGGDTNTLVPLFAIGVFIGFTICQVGMVRHWYGARPRGWQPKAALGGFGALLTGVSAVVVTATKFTEGAWLIVVALPLLVLGFEKIHRAYTEIGERLELGRIPQAPQRSCSVVVVPVSGLSRLTSQALTVARSLGDEVLAVTVTHPAPEDRQTAEALRRDWELWKPGVELIELSSETRSLGRPLSAYVRKLAQTHPDAQVTVLIPETEPAHLWQRLLQNQRGSVVAHAVRRDTDAVICRLRFRITADAR, from the coding sequence ATGTCCATAGACATGGGAAAGCCGAGCACAGCAGGACAGGCCCCGGGCACGGAGGAACCTCCTGATACCGGCGTACGGACACTGGCGGCAGGGGACCGCCACCGGCTGACCGCCCTCCAGGGACTGGCGGCGCTGTCGCTGGACGCGATGGCGTCCGTGGCGTACGGGCCGGAGTCGATCGTGCTCGTCCTGTCAGCGGCCGGTGCCTACGGCATGGGCTTCACCCTCCCCGTCACCCTGGCGATCGCCGCGCTCCTCGCGGTGCTGGTGGCCTCGTACCGGCAGGTGATCGCCGCGTTCCCGGACGGCGGCGGCTCCTACGCCGTCGCCAAACGCCATCTGGGCCGGCGTACGAGTCTGGTCGCCGCGGCCTCCCTGGTCCTGGACTACGTCCTGAACGTGGCCGTGTCCGTCACGGCCGGCGTGGCCGCCCTGACCTCGGCGTTCCCCGAGCTGTACGGGGAGCGGGTGTGGATCTGCCTGGGCATCCTGGTTGCGGTCACCGCGGTGAACCTGCGCGGGGTCGTGGAGTCCGCCAGGGCCTTCCTCGTGCCCACCGCTGTGTTCGTCGGGTCGATCCTGGCGATGGTCGTCGTCGGCCTCTTCCGCGACGGTCCCGTCAGCACCGCCTCCGCTGCGGGGCACGCATCCGCCCTCGGCGAGGGCGCGACCACCGTCGGCGCGCTCCTGCTGCTGAAGGCCTTCGCCGCCGGCTGTTCGGCACTGACCGGAGTCGAGGCCGTCGCCAACGCCGTGCCCTCCTTCAGGGCCCCGGCCGCCCGCCGCGCCCAGCGCACCGAGGTCGCCCTCGGCGCGCTCCTGGGCGTGATGCTGATCGGCCTGTCGATCCTCATCGGCCGCTTCCACCTCCAGCCGGTCGAGGGCGTGACCGTCCTCGCCCAGCTCGCGGACGCATCCTTCGGCCACAACGCCGCCTTCTACGTGGTTCAGTTCGCCACCATGGTGCTGCTCGCGCTGGCCGCGAACACCTCCTTCGGCGGGCTGCCCGTGCTGATGGGCCTCCTGGCCCGAGACAACCACCTGCCCCACGTCTTCGCGCTCAAGGCCGACCGCCAGGTCCACCGTCACGGCGTACTCGCCCTGGCCGCCGTCTCCGCCGTCCTGCTGCTGTTCTCCGGCGGCGACACCAACACCCTCGTCCCGCTCTTCGCCATCGGCGTCTTCATCGGCTTCACCATCTGCCAGGTCGGCATGGTCCGGCACTGGTACGGGGCGCGGCCGCGCGGCTGGCAGCCGAAGGCGGCGCTGGGCGGCTTCGGCGCCCTGCTGACCGGCGTCTCGGCCGTCGTCGTCACCGCCACCAAGTTCACCGAGGGCGCCTGGCTGATCGTCGTCGCGCTGCCGCTGCTCGTTCTCGGCTTCGAGAAGATCCACCGCGCGTACACCGAGATCGGTGAACGCCTGGAGCTCGGCCGGATCCCGCAGGCCCCGCAGCGCTCCTGCTCCGTGGTGGTGGTCCCCGTCTCCGGTCTGTCCCGCCTGACCAGCCAGGCCCTCACCGTCGCTCGCTCACTCGGTGATGAAGTCCTCGCAGTGACCGTCACCCACCCGGCCCCCGAGGACCGCCAGACCGCTGAAGCCCTTCGGCGGGACTGGGAGTTGTGGAAGCCCGGGGTCGAACTGATCGAGCTCTCCTCGGAGACCCGCTCGCTCGGCCGCCCCCTGTCGGCGTACGTGCGGAAGCTCGCGCAGACCCACCCGGATGCCCAGGTGACCGTCCTGATCCCGGAGACCGAACCGGCCCACCTGTGGCAGCGGCTGCTCCAGAACCAGCGCGGCTCCGTCGTCGCCCACGCGGTCCGCCGCGACACCGACGCCGTGATCTGCAGGCTGCGCTTCCGCATCACGGCCGACGCGCGTTGA